One genomic region from Streptomyces sp. NBC_01431 encodes:
- a CDS encoding putative baseplate assembly protein, which yields MALPAPHLDDRRFQQFVDDAKRYIQQRCPEWSDHNVSDPGVTLIEAVAHMADQLVYRLNRVPEKNQLAFLDLLGVTLFPPAAARASVTFWLSAPQSEPVVLPTGTEVATSRTETEEAVVFATEDDLTIVPCHLTHVLRQPAGAGPEDCSQDVLGNTDVSVFSSGPLPGDVLLFGLSAAIPNCTAALRLESRVDGVGVDPRQPPLVWEAWTADGWVECEVAEDSTGGLNRPGEVILHMPGGHTVSRMAGRLDAGWLRCRVVEAAPGQPFYSVSPTVRGASGFTIGGTTQVSHAESVRDESLGDSEGVPGQRLLLAHAPVVGGVRLEVSAGEGWEEWESVDDFAASGPFDRHFTLDAATGEIAFGPAVRQPDGSVRQFGAVPVKGAAIRASRYGTGGGRSGNVARGAIQVLRSSIPYIARVENREAARGGVDGETVEEAKTRAPIALRAQERAVTARDYEELARRAAPETARIACLAADAAESGDNAVRVLVVPQAVPDRGGRLRFEQLVPGDELLGRVTSFLDDRRPLGTRLAVGPPFYQGVTVVATLHAFRAAKADHVRDDALNALYSYLDPLTGGAHGTGWPFGRPLRAGEIFAALQRVPGVELVDEVLLHPADPLTGRRGDATDRIELAPSALLFPFDHRVRVIEAR from the coding sequence ATGGCCCTGCCCGCACCCCATCTCGACGACCGCCGCTTCCAGCAGTTCGTCGACGACGCCAAGCGCTACATCCAGCAGCGCTGCCCCGAGTGGAGCGACCACAACGTCTCCGACCCGGGTGTCACCCTCATCGAAGCCGTCGCGCACATGGCCGACCAGCTGGTGTACCGGCTCAACCGGGTCCCCGAGAAGAACCAGCTCGCCTTCCTCGACCTGCTCGGCGTGACCCTGTTCCCGCCGGCCGCCGCGCGCGCGTCGGTGACGTTCTGGCTCTCCGCGCCCCAGTCGGAACCGGTGGTGCTGCCCACCGGCACCGAGGTCGCCACCAGCCGGACCGAGACCGAGGAGGCGGTGGTCTTCGCGACCGAGGACGATCTGACGATCGTGCCCTGCCACCTCACCCACGTCCTGCGCCAGCCCGCCGGCGCCGGACCCGAGGACTGCTCGCAGGACGTGCTCGGCAACACCGACGTGTCCGTGTTCAGCTCCGGGCCGCTCCCCGGTGACGTGCTGCTCTTCGGCCTGTCGGCGGCCATCCCGAACTGCACGGCCGCGCTGCGTCTGGAGAGCCGCGTCGACGGCGTCGGCGTCGACCCGCGCCAGCCGCCCCTGGTGTGGGAGGCGTGGACGGCCGACGGCTGGGTCGAGTGCGAGGTCGCCGAGGACTCGACCGGCGGCCTCAACCGGCCCGGCGAGGTCATCCTGCACATGCCGGGCGGCCACACGGTGTCCCGGATGGCGGGCCGGCTGGACGCGGGCTGGCTGCGTTGCCGCGTCGTGGAGGCCGCCCCCGGCCAGCCGTTCTACAGCGTCTCGCCGACCGTGCGCGGCGCATCGGGCTTCACCATCGGCGGTACCACCCAGGTCTCGCACGCCGAGTCGGTGCGCGACGAGTCCCTCGGCGACTCCGAGGGCGTCCCGGGCCAGCGGCTGCTGCTCGCCCACGCGCCCGTCGTGGGCGGCGTACGCCTGGAAGTGTCGGCGGGCGAGGGGTGGGAGGAGTGGGAGTCGGTGGACGACTTCGCGGCCTCGGGCCCCTTCGACCGTCACTTCACCCTGGACGCGGCGACCGGAGAGATCGCGTTCGGCCCGGCGGTGCGCCAACCCGACGGATCGGTGCGGCAGTTCGGCGCCGTCCCGGTCAAGGGCGCGGCCATCCGGGCCTCCCGCTACGGAACCGGCGGCGGCCGCTCCGGCAACGTGGCCCGCGGCGCGATCCAGGTGCTGCGCAGCTCCATCCCGTACATCGCGCGGGTCGAGAACCGGGAGGCGGCGCGCGGCGGGGTCGACGGCGAGACGGTCGAGGAGGCCAAGACCCGCGCCCCGATCGCGCTGCGCGCCCAGGAACGCGCGGTGACCGCCCGCGACTACGAGGAGCTGGCCCGCCGGGCCGCCCCCGAGACCGCCCGCATCGCGTGCCTGGCGGCGGACGCGGCCGAGTCCGGCGACAACGCGGTACGGGTCCTGGTCGTCCCGCAGGCCGTCCCCGACCGGGGTGGCCGGCTGCGCTTCGAGCAACTCGTGCCGGGCGACGAGCTGTTGGGCCGGGTGACGTCCTTCCTGGACGACCGCCGCCCGCTGGGCACCCGGCTCGCGGTCGGCCCGCCGTTCTACCAGGGCGTGACGGTGGTCGCCACCTTGCACGCGTTCCGCGCGGCGAAGGCCGACCACGTACGCGACGATGCCCTCAACGCCCTCTACTCCTACCTGGACCCGCTGACCGGTGGCGCGCACGGCACCGGCTGGCCCTTCGGCCGCCCGCTGCGGGCGGGCGAGATCTTCGCGGCGCTCCAGCGGGTGCCGGGCGTGGAGCTGGTGGACGAGGTGCTGCTGCACCCCGCGGACCCGCTGACCGGCCGTCGCGGCGACGCGACGGACCGAATAGAACTCGCCCCCTCCGCGCTCCTCTTCCCCTTCGACCACCGCGTCCGCGTCATCGAGGCCCGATGA
- a CDS encoding VgrG-related protein, whose protein sequence is MSEKTFTTVLHVQLNGAVLPDPLAVRLIEGWVDASVNVPSAFQLTFSDKDGTLTTKFPQLKIGAKAVLSPFTDGRRGDPMLTGEVTALEVDAEPGTGRHLVVRGYDPGHRLLRNRRVVGYPSMTASDIVRRVAGLNGLTLGKIDSTSTVYDLATQPNTTDWDFLARLAAENDVRLSFDNEGKLDFAALKPASGAPSDTTPAAQSPYVLDFGANTLHSRVAMTAAGQVKKVTVRGWDMRTKQQLQAPVPAVTSPDIAADITPATVTTPFGAAELTATQVPYTTQSEVTHAARALADDVTGAFAELEVAVTGNPALKPGVPIAVKGAGFPFEGKYTATGVRHVFASGEQFTTWLNVSGRQFRSLYGLAAGGTDQAPLMPGVAIALVTNTKDPLKLGRVRLRFPWLSQTYESDWCRIAQFGGKGGGGLVLPDVNDEVLCAFDRGSLEHPYVIAGLYNGIDKNTREPDSIPAVDPTSGQINWRSLTARSGHTVELLEEGGAARMSSGIRLRTGKGRLHIQLNEARTSLTISSDGTVEIKGTRSVDIEAGGNLSLKAGGSLSLRAGAGIEMDAGMAVNVKAGLAFDVKAGGEASVAAGGAVSLNAAGEAAITAIANASITAATVAISGAAAIELTSAAPLVNGAPIV, encoded by the coding sequence GTGAGCGAGAAGACCTTCACCACCGTCCTGCACGTCCAGCTCAACGGCGCCGTGCTGCCCGACCCGCTGGCCGTGCGGCTCATCGAGGGCTGGGTGGACGCCTCCGTCAACGTGCCCTCCGCCTTCCAGCTGACCTTCAGCGACAAGGACGGCACGCTCACCACCAAGTTCCCGCAGCTGAAGATCGGCGCGAAGGCCGTTCTGAGCCCGTTCACCGACGGCCGGCGCGGCGATCCGATGCTGACCGGCGAGGTCACCGCGCTGGAGGTCGACGCCGAGCCCGGCACCGGCCGCCACCTCGTGGTCCGCGGCTACGACCCCGGTCACCGGCTGCTGCGCAACCGCCGTGTCGTGGGCTACCCGAGCATGACGGCCTCCGACATCGTGCGCCGCGTCGCCGGGCTCAACGGCCTCACCCTCGGCAAGATCGACTCGACGTCGACGGTGTACGACCTGGCGACCCAGCCCAACACCACCGACTGGGACTTCCTGGCGCGGCTCGCGGCCGAGAACGACGTACGGCTGTCCTTCGACAACGAGGGCAAGCTGGACTTCGCCGCCCTCAAGCCCGCGTCCGGCGCCCCCTCCGACACCACCCCCGCCGCCCAGAGCCCGTACGTCCTGGACTTCGGGGCGAACACCCTGCACAGCCGGGTCGCGATGACCGCGGCCGGGCAGGTCAAGAAGGTCACGGTGCGCGGCTGGGACATGCGGACCAAGCAGCAGCTCCAGGCGCCCGTCCCGGCCGTCACCAGCCCGGACATCGCCGCCGACATCACCCCGGCGACCGTCACCACGCCGTTCGGAGCGGCGGAACTCACCGCCACCCAGGTCCCGTACACCACCCAGTCCGAGGTCACGCACGCCGCGCGCGCCCTCGCCGACGACGTCACCGGAGCCTTCGCGGAGCTGGAGGTCGCCGTCACCGGCAACCCGGCCCTGAAGCCCGGGGTGCCGATCGCGGTGAAGGGCGCGGGCTTCCCCTTCGAGGGCAAGTACACGGCCACCGGCGTCCGCCATGTCTTCGCGTCCGGCGAGCAGTTCACCACCTGGCTGAACGTCTCGGGCCGCCAGTTCCGTTCGCTGTACGGGCTCGCCGCGGGCGGAACCGACCAGGCGCCACTGATGCCGGGCGTGGCGATCGCCCTGGTCACCAACACCAAGGACCCGCTGAAGCTCGGCCGGGTCAGACTGCGCTTTCCGTGGCTGTCCCAGACGTACGAGAGCGACTGGTGCCGCATCGCGCAGTTCGGCGGCAAGGGCGGCGGCGGGCTGGTGCTCCCCGACGTCAACGACGAGGTGCTGTGCGCCTTCGACCGGGGGTCCCTTGAGCACCCCTACGTCATCGCCGGTCTCTACAACGGCATCGACAAGAACACCCGCGAACCCGACAGCATCCCGGCCGTCGACCCGACCAGCGGGCAGATCAACTGGCGGTCCCTGACCGCCCGCAGCGGGCACACCGTCGAGCTGCTCGAAGAGGGCGGCGCCGCCCGCATGTCCAGCGGCATCCGGCTGCGCACCGGCAAGGGCAGGCTGCACATCCAGCTGAACGAGGCCCGTACGTCGCTCACCATCAGCAGCGACGGCACCGTCGAGATCAAGGGCACGCGCAGCGTCGACATCGAGGCGGGCGGCAACCTGTCCCTGAAGGCCGGCGGCAGTCTGAGCCTGCGGGCGGGCGCGGGCATCGAGATGGACGCGGGCATGGCCGTCAACGTCAAGGCGGGCCTCGCCTTCGACGTGAAGGCCGGTGGCGAGGCGTCCGTCGCCGCGGGAGGCGCGGTGTCGCTCAACGCGGCCGGCGAAGCGGCCATCACGGCGATCGCCAACGCCAGCATCACCGCGGCGACCGTCGCCATCAGCGGAGCGGCCGCCATCGAGCTGACCTCCGCGGCCCCGCTGGTCAACGGCGCGCCGATCGTCTAG
- a CDS encoding phage tail protein translates to MPTTLDPGSTVFFKLTIDGQNLGLFNGCDGLASEVEVEQRQEGGNNGFVWQLPTRVTFSTIRLTRPLTADTSKVAAWISSLATGITRPTAQIAALRADGSIVAQWGLVEVLPVRWTGPSLDPASPSVATETLEIAHHGFTDAGGA, encoded by the coding sequence ATGCCCACCACCCTTGACCCCGGCTCCACCGTCTTCTTCAAGCTGACCATCGACGGCCAGAACCTCGGCCTGTTCAACGGCTGCGACGGTCTCGCGTCCGAGGTCGAGGTGGAGCAGCGCCAGGAAGGCGGCAACAACGGGTTCGTGTGGCAGCTGCCCACCCGGGTCACCTTCTCCACGATCCGGCTGACCCGGCCGCTGACCGCCGACACCTCCAAGGTGGCCGCCTGGATCTCGTCGCTGGCCACCGGCATCACCCGGCCCACCGCGCAGATCGCCGCGCTGCGCGCCGACGGTTCGATCGTCGCGCAGTGGGGGCTCGTCGAGGTGCTTCCGGTGCGCTGGACGGGGCCGAGCCTCGACCCGGCGAGTCCGAGCGTGGCCACCGAGACCCTGGAGATCGCCCACCACGGCTTCACCGACGCGGGAGGTGCGTGA
- a CDS encoding CIS tube protein, translated as MAAPTGGKAAGLSRATLAIHQPPTDLGGSMGGLIGEVKFQFNPSQVQLGRSASWHTAPAVAYTRGAPPKFTGAQPASLQLEVFLDASGTPNSTTVQKQVELLLSCCEVTSQSVSAKAPSPPWVKFSWGSFSTVQFTAYVTSVNAHYTLFSPNGTPLRATCTLALTEIATSTKGQNPTSGALSARRVHRTVAGDTLASLAWREYGDATQWRVIAEANEIDDPMRLRPGTELLLPASSEGAA; from the coding sequence ATGGCCGCTCCCACCGGAGGCAAGGCCGCGGGGCTGTCCCGCGCCACCCTCGCCATCCACCAGCCGCCCACGGACCTCGGCGGTTCGATGGGCGGCCTGATCGGCGAGGTCAAGTTCCAGTTCAACCCGTCGCAGGTGCAGCTGGGCCGGTCCGCGAGCTGGCACACCGCGCCGGCCGTCGCCTACACCCGGGGCGCGCCGCCCAAGTTCACCGGCGCGCAGCCCGCCTCGCTCCAGCTGGAGGTGTTCCTCGACGCGTCGGGCACGCCCAACTCCACCACCGTGCAGAAGCAGGTGGAGCTGCTGCTGTCGTGCTGCGAGGTGACCTCGCAGAGCGTGAGCGCGAAGGCGCCGTCGCCGCCGTGGGTGAAGTTCAGCTGGGGGTCGTTCTCGACCGTCCAGTTCACGGCATACGTCACCAGTGTCAACGCCCACTACACCCTGTTCAGCCCCAACGGCACGCCGCTGCGCGCCACTTGTACGCTCGCGCTCACCGAGATCGCGACCTCCACCAAGGGCCAGAACCCGACCTCGGGCGCACTCTCGGCGCGCCGGGTGCACCGCACGGTCGCCGGGGACACGCTCGCCTCGCTCGCCTGGCGCGAGTACGGCGACGCCACCCAGTGGCGGGTGATCGCCGAGGCCAACGAGATCGACGACCCGATGCGGCTGCGGCCCGGCACCGAGCTGCTGCTGCCCGCTTCCTCCGAGGGGGCCGCGTGA
- a CDS encoding GPW/gp25 family protein, producing MSEHFVGAGWAFPMRTDPGGGIALARRDREIEESMRLVLATAPGERPMRPEFGCAVHDLVFAPVNDATAGRIRYEVRTSLDRWEPRIEVEEVTVTPAPDEPTVLHIDVRYSVRGTNNPRSLVFPFYVIPSEGGDQPGPTAGESERH from the coding sequence ATGAGCGAACACTTCGTCGGGGCCGGCTGGGCCTTCCCGATGCGCACCGACCCGGGTGGTGGCATCGCCCTTGCCCGGCGCGACCGCGAGATCGAGGAGTCCATGCGCCTGGTGCTCGCCACCGCGCCGGGCGAACGGCCCATGCGTCCCGAGTTCGGCTGCGCGGTGCACGACCTGGTGTTCGCGCCCGTCAACGACGCCACCGCCGGGCGCATCCGCTACGAGGTGCGCACCTCGCTCGACCGCTGGGAGCCCAGAATCGAGGTCGAGGAGGTCACGGTGACCCCGGCCCCCGACGAGCCGACGGTGCTGCACATCGACGTGCGGTACTCGGTGCGCGGCACCAACAACCCGCGCAGCCTCGTCTTCCCCTTCTATGTGATTCCCTCCGAGGGCGGCGACCAGCCTGGCCCGACGGCCGGCGAAAGCGAACGACACTGA
- a CDS encoding NADase-type glycan-binding domain-containing protein, which yields MSTPATVPCPDCGTPARATGQSFCDSCGAFLRWTPSATAPTPDASASTPSSEAAPADEHRPASTSKAGGTPTGESRAAATPAEEPDAPAPAAGRTPSAAGAPDAAEPEAANPAEPATPASAHPAAAAPEATTTPIPAVNDSAATTTPLPTARPTASDAARALLVPVQDPTPAQPPEAPGTVLPGRPEAARPRVRTAAPAPAPENGTPCPACGTPNHQHRNFCRSCATPLTPRRTDNAEGPYAGQRPPLYRDRKRWIARVLITLAVVGLIVGGIFGGPPAARAVQDHFAKRVAVHPTAWKASHSDPKHGPELAFDSYSNTWWGTGLQGDSAGQYLEATFGQPTDLLALLITPGTSKRSGQQSEQARPQEFDLVVTDSSGKAHTSHQSINDGGVQRIDVRVRDAASVRLILRSAFGTAPDKQVAIAELEFFSRSKN from the coding sequence ATGTCCACCCCGGCCACCGTCCCCTGCCCCGACTGCGGCACCCCGGCCCGCGCCACGGGCCAGTCCTTCTGCGACTCCTGCGGAGCCTTCCTCCGCTGGACCCCGTCGGCGACCGCGCCGACCCCGGACGCGTCCGCGTCCACGCCGTCGTCGGAGGCCGCCCCGGCCGATGAGCACCGGCCCGCGTCCACGTCCAAGGCGGGCGGCACCCCTACCGGTGAGTCCCGCGCGGCCGCCACACCGGCCGAGGAGCCTGACGCCCCGGCACCCGCCGCTGGACGAACCCCGTCAGCGGCCGGCGCGCCCGACGCTGCCGAGCCGGAGGCCGCCAACCCGGCCGAACCGGCGACCCCGGCTTCGGCGCACCCCGCTGCCGCGGCCCCGGAAGCCACCACGACTCCCATCCCGGCGGTGAACGACTCCGCGGCGACCACCACCCCCCTCCCCACGGCGAGGCCCACCGCGTCGGACGCCGCCCGCGCCCTCCTCGTACCCGTACAGGACCCCACCCCCGCCCAGCCCCCCGAGGCGCCGGGAACGGTCCTGCCCGGCCGCCCGGAAGCAGCGCGCCCCCGCGTCCGCACGGCCGCTCCCGCCCCCGCCCCGGAAAACGGCACGCCCTGCCCGGCCTGCGGCACGCCCAACCACCAGCACCGCAACTTCTGCCGCAGCTGCGCCACCCCGCTCACGCCCCGCCGCACGGACAACGCGGAGGGCCCGTACGCCGGCCAGCGCCCCCCGCTGTACCGGGACCGCAAGCGCTGGATCGCAAGGGTGCTGATCACCCTGGCGGTTGTGGGCCTGATCGTGGGCGGCATCTTCGGCGGCCCCCCGGCGGCCCGCGCCGTACAGGACCACTTCGCCAAACGCGTCGCCGTACACCCGACGGCGTGGAAGGCCTCGCACTCGGACCCCAAGCACGGCCCGGAGCTGGCCTTCGACAGCTACTCCAACACGTGGTGGGGCACCGGCCTTCAGGGCGACTCGGCGGGCCAGTACCTGGAGGCGACGTTCGGCCAGCCGACCGACCTGCTTGCCCTGCTGATCACGCCGGGCACCTCGAAGCGCTCGGGCCAGCAGTCGGAGCAGGCCCGCCCGCAGGAGTTCGACCTGGTGGTCACCGACTCCAGCGGCAAGGCGCACACCTCGCACCAGAGCATCAACGACGGCGGCGTCCAGCGCATCGACGTCCGCGTACGCGACGCGGCCTCGGTCCGCCTCATCCTGCGCTCGGCATTCGGCACGGCCCCCGACAAGCAGGTGGCCATAGCCGAACTGGAATTCTTCAGCCGCTCGAAGAACTGA
- a CDS encoding phage tail protein produces MSTRGSVAGLGSSHPLGGQLPAVYADDDFAQRFVEGLDVVLAPLFNVLDCLEAYFDPALAPEDFVDWLTSWVGTELDGTEPLEIRRHAVATAVSLHRVRGTAQGLARAVQLAFGVTPQIIESGGATWSGRPLGPFPGAARASLRVVLAVPDPSTIDPHRLQAVVAAARPAHLPFTAEVTGKTLNPEGN; encoded by the coding sequence ATGAGCACCCGCGGATCCGTCGCCGGCCTCGGCTCCTCGCACCCACTGGGCGGCCAGCTGCCCGCGGTGTACGCGGACGACGACTTCGCGCAGCGCTTCGTCGAGGGCCTGGACGTGGTGCTGGCCCCCCTGTTCAACGTGCTCGACTGCCTGGAGGCCTACTTCGACCCGGCGCTGGCCCCCGAGGACTTCGTGGACTGGCTCACCAGCTGGGTCGGCACGGAGCTCGACGGCACGGAGCCGCTGGAGATCCGCCGCCACGCGGTGGCGACGGCGGTCTCGCTGCACCGGGTGCGGGGTACCGCGCAGGGCCTGGCCCGCGCGGTCCAACTGGCCTTCGGGGTGACCCCTCAGATCATCGAGAGCGGCGGCGCGACGTGGTCGGGCCGCCCGCTGGGCCCGTTCCCCGGCGCCGCCCGCGCGTCCCTGCGGGTCGTCCTCGCCGTCCCCGACCCGTCCACGATCGACCCCCACCGCCTCCAGGCGGTGGTGGCGGCAGCCCGCCCCGCCCACCTCCCTTTCACGGCCGAGGTAACCGGCAAAACCCTGAATCCCGAAGGGAATTGA